CAGGAGTGGCGCGCGGCCAGGCCTCCGGCGGTCGGCGCGGCCCGACGAGGCACGGGCTAACCTCCGGCAGGCAAGCTGACGTGGCTCCCAGCGACCCGGCCTCCGGCGAGCGAGCTGGCGGCTCCCGCGGCCGGCGTGGCGACGACGGACCTAGGCCTAGCGTGGTCGAGGTGGAGCTGAAGGGGCAGTGGCAGGAGCAGGCAGGGCGGGGGTGAcccatttttttaattatttttttaacatttttagtcccggttggtagtatcaaccgggattaaaggaggtctttagtcccggatgaaaTACTCAGGACTAAAAGGCGGACTTTTAGTCTCGAAAAAATAATCTCGATTGGATTCGAGACCTATACGTTTCTCCGGCCGGATTTAATGCTCAATTTTCTACCGGTGCTCCGCCCTCACGCACACGAGTCACACGACACGATCGAGCGGACGCGGCAGGCCGTCCGGTACGGCGGTCTCATCAAGGACGGCGCCTTTGGTGAGTAACCACTGGAGACTGCCCGGAGAACGCTGTTCTGATCCGTCAGTGTCTCAGTGACGAAGAACGGATGATCCCGATCGGTCACCTGCTGGCATTCGCTGCATGCGGCCAACACCGCAGCGCGCAGGTTCGCCCAACCATTCGTTCACGCTCCAAATGACCGAGTTCCGAGATTGAAAAAGGCTCGGGCACGCGTTACCGCGGGCCGCGGGCGGAAATGTCCGTAGGGAAAGCTCGTAAACTCCCGAGTCAGCTGATGCAACCGTCTCGGCGAGGAAATTCATGACCCAGTAGTAGTCGTCGTCGTATTAAAGGTGCACGGAAGGGCATGCTTGCCTTCTCTGctcttaaaagaaaaaaaaacaaagaaatgtCCAAGTGCCTCCTCTCACGGCCGAACGACAGCAGCGGCGACGCAGCGGGTGTACGTGTGCGTGTCCAGTGCCGCGCAGCAGACCACGCAGCGCATCCCAGCTTCCCAGCGCCCTCAAGTCTCCTACCTAGTCGGCATCCCAGAAATGGTAGATTGGCGTGGCGAAACCGCCCCGGGTCAGCCGCAAAAAGCCTTAAAGAAACGAGAGAGAGCAGCGGGGGCTGCAGGCGCAGACGCGCGCCCACTTCTTCCGGCTCCGAGAAAACAAACTTTCCGTACGAGACTAGCGGGGCCGCGACGTGGCGGGCAACATGCAGCCGCGGCCTCCACGTACCCACCCCGCGCTCCCACGTACCCCCGCCCCGCGCCGAGCCAAACGCCCAAACCCACCCCCCACGCAGCCACGCCAGCGCCCCCGATCGCTCGGCAACCCACAGAGCCCTCAATACCGCCCAGGCCCCGTGCCATGCCCTCCGTCCCCAGTAACCCAACGGCGCGCCCGTCTCGCTCCCGCACGCCACGACCTATAAAACCCCGCGCCACCCGCACCACGCCTGTTACCTCAAGGCACGGTCGGCTGctgtccctccctcccccttcctcccAGGTCCGGCAGCAGGAAAGAAGTGCTGAGTGAGCGAGCGCGCGACGACATATATAGCGAGCCATGGTGAGCCGTGAGCACAGCCACAGCTACGAGCACCTCGTGCTCGACCCGGCGGCGCTGGGCTCCGCCTGCAGCTGGGCCgacccggcggcggtggagatccCGCCGCagctcctcgccgcgctggGGGAGTACCTTtccgccggccgcggcgacggggacgccgccgaggccgaggcggaggcggacgacGAGTTCATGATGTACGAGTTCAAGGTGCggcggtgcgcgcgcgcgcggagcCACGACTGGACAGCGTGCCCCTACGCGCACCCGGGcgaggccgcgcgccgccgggacCCGCGCCGCGTCGCCTACACGGGGGAACCCTGCCCGGACTTCCGGCGCCGCCCGGGCGCCGCGTgcccgcgcgggagcgcctgcCCGTTCGCGCATGGAACCTTCGAGCTCTGGCTCCACCCGTCCCGGTACCGCAcccgcccctgccgcgccggcgccgcctgcaGGCGCCGCGTCTGCTTCTTCGCGCACGCCGCGGCCGAGCTCCGCGCCGCGTCCAAGGACGACGGCGGCTCGCCGCTGTCGCTCTCGCTCTCGCCCAAGTCCACGCTGGCGTCGCTCTGGGAGTCGCCGCCGGTGTCGCCCGTGGAGGGGCGGGTGAGGTGGCTCGACGCCATCGACGAGCCGTCCGACGCGgacgcggaggtggaggagctcgtGCTCGCAATGCGGGAGCTCAGCTTCAGGAAGGCCGCCGCGTCGGCGCCCGTAGCAGCGCCGGTGCTGCCTCCCGTCACGGAGGAGGATGGCCCGGACTTGGGGTGGGTGTCGGAGCTGGTGATGTGACCATGCCAGCGCCGAGATCGACGCCATctccgctgccgtcgccgccgagggcgGCAGGAGGCGCGCCTCGCGCCATTCGAATCGGAACAGCTTCATTATTAAGCGATATTAATTCTAGCATTTTCACGAATGAATTGCATCATTCTTCTGTAGATAAACAAAAACATGGTGCAAGTATCGATACAGCAATCTGTAAGTGTGGCGTGTGTGTTCCCCCTCTTCTTTTTGTCGGAGATGTTGGGCGTAGCATAGCATGCCGCCGTCCACGGTTTCTCCGATTACCAAGTGTATGTAAATACGTACGAAGTGTATTGGCTCAAAAAGCCTTCGCTGTTTCGTGATGTATCACTATATATCACTGTTGTTGATGTACTTTTTTGCACTCAAATGAGGCACTTATATAGTAGTATCATCTTTGCACGTGTTCCTGTATGTTGAAGTTCAGGCATGCGCGCGGTGAGCTTCTGAAAATCGAAGGCGATCTTGCCTCCTGATGCGGATGTCGACACCGATtcgccattgtcaccatcagtGGTGGACAGGCAGAGTACGAGGAACATCTCCcctggggtgtttgggaggcatgtgctaaattttagcacatgtcacatcggatgtttggacactaattaggagtattaaacatagtctaattataaaactaattgcacaaccccttcGCTGTAAGGGCTTCTCCAACGGATAAGCTCCAAGCTAGCAAttgtggaagagagagagagcacacTTAGTGTGGAGAAGAGAGAGCAAgtgtggagaggagagagagagcacaCTTCGtgtggagaagagagagaagagagagctCCACGCTAGTCTCTTCCCTTTTGGACTCTTACCTTTTGGACTTTTTAATAGATAAAAAATTGATTATTGCCTTTTGGACTGTTTAATAGATAAAAAATTGATTCTGCTAGCTTAAGCGGCACATAACATAAGATGACGCCGTCATTCAAAGCTCCGCGGCCCTCCCTCTTCGGCTCTTTGTTAAAAAAAGGAATTTCAGAAATATAAAAATCCATTCTGAAAAGATCTGAAAATCCATATCGAGAGTGTCAATTGACTACGATTGGCGAGCTACAAAATTAAGTTTGTTCCGTAGCTTCTGTTCCCTGGGTTTGTATACAGTTTATCTGCACAATCCATCGGCACAGGTACAGGTTTGTTCGAGGACCACGGACACCAAACCGGAAGAAGCTAATCCTTCCAGGCGGACAACCAAGCCACGAAAGCGAGGCGCCGTCGGATTGCAGCAAAACACCGGGCGCGCGCTTTGACTCCTCACCGGGTCGTAGCGAGCGCAAGTTGCCTCGCCCGCCCGGAGCCCAGAGGGCGGGGGGCACGTTGGTGCGCCGTGCTCGGCTGCGCAAGTTGCCCAGCTTTTCGCTGGGTTTCCGACCCGTTCCTCCTCGACCCCCAGGCCCCCACGCGACCACGGTTTCGCTCGGCGGCCGGCCTCGGAGGACGAGGGGTGCCGTCGCTTTAGTGCGGCCGCGggtgcggtggccggtggcgcgCAGGTGGCGGGCTCCCGTTGTTCGGCTGCCAAGTTGAGCTACAACTTGcctttttttgttcttttttgggTTCTGCTGTGGAGTGTTTTTTCTTCTCGGGTTGCTTTCGCTTTCCCCCGCCTCGACGCGGCTCGACAGTATTTGGTGGTTGGGGGCTTGGTAGGACGAAAGGTTACCTGGGTGACATGCGAGTATCCGAAACTTCTGAAAAGATGCGAAGGATCGTCTGTGGGTGCGATGTTTCAGTCTCTCTCCTTTTTTCAAATACAAATATGAAACAGGGACCGGTTTGTAATTTGGCAAGCAAAAGCTGCCAAAATCAGTGCAAATTTCAGATCAAGTACTAAACTGAACTCAATAGCCATGTCAGAATAGTTAACTGAAATATACGGACAGAAAGAATATTGAACAGGGCAAGCGGGTAAGTCCAATGATCGGCAACAGACTCGGGTGGGCAAAACGAGAAACACAACATTCTCATTTTACACAGGAAGGAAGTAGACACCAAATGGAAGAATGGAGTAAAATGCAATGCACGTACCGTGCACCTCATTACAGCTGTTGCGTCTCTATGCCCTTGTGAATGATTATCAGTATTTAAATACCCTCAGATATTTCTTCAGAAGCGGTAAAGAGAACCCGTCGGATTTCTTCTTGCCTGCGCAGCCATTCTTGGTCTTTATCCTAGATGCAATATCAGAAGAATATAGGGGGGAAGCTTATAGCTCATCTCACAAATCTACTTtgatctcttcttcctcccaccatCTTCATCCTTTTTTGGAACTTCTCAACATGATTGCCAACCTTGTAAACATTTAACTTGCCTCTCCTTTGACACAGATTCTTCCATCTAGGGAAGTGATTCTTCAGCTTCCTGAGCTCCTCCTTGGGGTTCACAATTTGGAGTAACCATCCTAGATTCAATTGCAAAAAGAAGCCAGCATCTTAAGAACAGAGAATCCTCATAATACATCCATGTGGCGCAAGTGATCATTCTTTAATTTAAATGTTCCATTAAGCGGTCTGAACAAATCTCCTCTGTTCCTCAATGTCTGAAATAGTGCAGGCAGGCAGCAAACATGGTACATAAAACTAACCAGGATATTTTGTAAAGTCCAACACATGTGTTGCTGTATCGTAATCAGCAGCCATCTCATGAAAGTGATTAGCAATGTCAAATGTATCATGGTAAAAACTTGAATATTTGTAGTCCCGCAGGATATAAGAAATGAACAAGATAGCATTCAGTTACAGGACACAGACTGGTCTAAGGTGCGGTAGCACCAGAACTCCTCTCAGGTCTATCGAGCTGTCCATATTGCTACCATTGTTCAGCATACCAAATTGTTTGCATTTCTAGAATTATTTCTGTTGTACTAATCTGTCCCCATTCCTAGAATTTATTAAGCACATACGGGAAATTCATAATTCTGCATATTTCATCAACAATACCTAGCAATATCTAGGTAACTTCTAATTGCTACATCTGgcattatatttaaaaatatggTGTAGGTTCGTCTCATGAAATATATAAATTGATACAGAAACATGAAACAAGAACCCAAAGAGAGGAAACAAAAGCAACAGATGCCAAACACAGATCAGAGATGAATGTGCAAAATCTCAGAACATGATTTCAACTAAATCTGCACAAAGAAAATACCAAATCTCCAGAATCGTTGTATACCTCTGGCAGGTATTCTTTCAACATCTGTGCTGGGCTGACAGGCTCACTGAACTTGCCATGGCCTAAAGCTGTCCTGCTTCAGCATATTACAATTCACTCGCCATGGCCTAAACAAGTAAAAGAAGATAAACAAATTTAGAAAGAGATTTATTGAATAAATATAAAACAATTTCTGGTTCAATGGTTAAATCTCATGAACATATTCTATTCAGTAGTAACCAGCGGGCGGCAGCAAAGGAAATCAACGCCAATGTACCCAAAATGAGGAACAGTACTGCTACTCTTGCCATCAGAACTGAGCTAAAGCAAACATGGTGTATAGAAACCTGGAGGGAAAAGGTAAGGACAGACTAGTACACCATGTGGACGTGGATCTCCGGCTTGCACCTCATCTGCCAGTCAGCATGTCTCCTTCGATGCTGTTCTGCCTCAGATGACTGAGGGCAAGCAACGCCATATACCGGAACAGTTGTGCGGGGTCCTCGCTAAGGTTGAGCGCAGCAGCTTCCTCTTCTTAGACACCACGAGTTGGCACGCGGGAGGCACCACGAGGCCAAGAAACGCGAAGGGAGCAGCAAACGGCAATAACTTTTAATTTCCCGATGGGTCCTGGTGGACAGTGTTATCTTTAGACTCAGAATGGCATGCTAAGGCAGAATCAGTCAGAGTCACTCAGGTAGCCACACCATCTGAAGCAGAAGCTGGTGAGGCAAGAAACTTCTCTTGCAATAGTCCAGACACTGTGTTATAGGAGAACTTATAACACTAAACATAAGCAGTAGAACATAACGATATCATAATCaatcaaagttttttttttaaattgaaCTGCATAGTCTGGGTATAGTGAAGATCAAATGACTTACCTTATAGATAACCTCCTTAATATTGACACGAACATTCAAGAGGTAAGGTCTTGCCTCTCACTGCACTCAGCCAGCAATCTGAAATGTACAAAATGCCATCTCAACCATATCATAAGTTCATAACAAGATGCATGATTCAACTTCACGATCAGACCACAAAATGCAATCTAGAGGAAAACACGAACAATGATAGGGAACACATCTTTTAAGGAATCTTGCTTCGTTCTGCATTTAATTCCAACTTCCTGTTGACAAGCACTAATTTTCTAGTGTACTAACACATCATTTAAGTCAACTTTGTCTAACTCATTGAGGATATCACATAGTAAAATCCTCTTTGATCTATGGGATAACATGAAGAAAGATTTAGATACAGATTGAAATTAAAGGGAAACAAAAACATATGTGACGAGATTAGACAACCTGAGTGTGAGGGATAGTGTGAAGAGGGCCCATTGGTGCTGGGATAATTTATCACCAAAAATCACCACATGAACAATTTCCATTCCTAAAATGATGGAATCGATTCCCATCTCTAATGTCAATTTCTCTCTTGGTGACATGGGAAACAAATTTGATGAAACTGTGACAGTCACCACATATTCTGAGGTTCTTCATTATCTGAATGGGCATGCCCTTGGGTGTAACAAGAAGGCCATAAGCAACAGCAAGCTTCTCACTATGGTACAGAAGTGAGCTCTCCTTCTGCTCTTCATCTATGTCATGGAGAACAAATTCCGTGTCAGGCACATA
This sequence is a window from Setaria italica strain Yugu1 chromosome III, Setaria_italica_v2.0, whole genome shotgun sequence. Protein-coding genes within it:
- the LOC101760101 gene encoding zinc finger CCCH domain-containing protein 37, encoding MVSREHSHSYEHLVLDPAALGSACSWADPAAVEIPPQLLAALGEYLSAGRGDGDAAEAEAEADDEFMMYEFKVRRCARARSHDWTACPYAHPGEAARRRDPRRVAYTGEPCPDFRRRPGAACPRGSACPFAHGTFELWLHPSRYRTRPCRAGAACRRRVCFFAHAAAELRAASKDDGGSPLSLSLSPKSTLASLWESPPVSPVEGRVRWLDAIDEPSDADAEVEELVLAMRELSFRKAAASAPVAAPVLPPVTEEDGPDLGWVSELVM